One window of the Candidatus Aquicultor sp. genome contains the following:
- a CDS encoding GNAT family N-acetyltransferase, producing MLITQATATDLEEILQLQKLAYVSEAEIYNDFAIDPLVQNLQDIQDDFKSQIILKAVIEDRIVGFVRAYQDVDTCHIGKLAVHPDFRDQGIGAELMCEIEAQFESTRRFELFTGHIPGESKP from the coding sequence TTGTTAATAACGCAGGCAACGGCTACCGACTTGGAGGAAATCCTGCAGCTTCAAAAGCTCGCCTATGTAAGCGAAGCGGAGATCTATAACGATTTCGCCATCGACCCACTAGTGCAGAATTTACAGGATATACAGGACGACTTTAAGAGCCAGATTATCTTAAAAGCCGTAATCGAAGACAGAATCGTCGGTTTTGTAAGAGCATATCAAGATGTCGATACCTGCCATATTGGAAAGCTTGCCGTGCATCCGGATTTCCGCGACCAAGGAATTGGGGCTGAGCTGATGTGCGAAATTGAGGCACAGTTTGAAAGCACGCGAAGGTTTGAGCTCTTCACCGGCCATATACCTGGAGAAAGTAAGCCTTAG
- a CDS encoding hemerythrin domain-containing protein: MLIDQLKKEHTQIAEMLSKLKTIDVSSKEGQELLASAHEDLLVHLKKEEDRIYPALSDAAELDEDIKRTMQLCKRDMQVVSKAVSKFFKRYKKGGSGSDFANDFGRLSYAIKSRIGKEETILYELYKQVIAAELKASA; the protein is encoded by the coding sequence ATGTTGATCGACCAATTGAAAAAAGAACACACGCAAATAGCCGAAATGTTGAGCAAGCTGAAAACAATTGACGTTTCTTCTAAGGAGGGTCAAGAACTTTTAGCAAGCGCGCACGAAGACCTTCTTGTGCACTTAAAGAAGGAAGAAGATCGCATCTACCCCGCTTTGAGTGATGCTGCTGAACTCGATGAAGACATCAAGCGAACCATGCAATTGTGTAAGCGAGACATGCAGGTTGTATCAAAGGCGGTCTCAAAGTTCTTTAAGAGGTATAAGAAAGGCGGCTCCGGCAGTGACTTTGCTAATGATTTCGGTCGCTTAAGCTACGCCATCAAGAGCAGAATCGGTAAAGAAGAGACCATTCTTTACGAGCTGTATAAGCAAGTGATTGCCGCCGAACTTAAGGCATCTGCCTAA
- a CDS encoding RNA-binding protein, which yields MRLYVGNLAYETDEEDLRNLFSKYGDVETVDIIIDRDTRRSKGFGFIEMPKASQAKEAMLALNRTEINGRRINVNEAKPQERREGGRRAVGGGRR from the coding sequence ATGAGATTATATGTTGGGAATTTAGCTTATGAAACAGATGAGGAAGACCTCAGGAATCTTTTTAGCAAATATGGCGATGTTGAAACAGTCGACATTATCATCGATAGAGATACCCGTAGGAGCAAAGGTTTCGGGTTTATAGAGATGCCAAAGGCGTCACAGGCAAAAGAAGCGATGCTTGCTCTTAATAGAACAGAGATTAATGGGCGGAGGATCAACGTAAACGAAGCAAAACCTCAGGAACGTCGTGAGGGCGGAAGACGAGCTGTCGGCGGAGGACGCCGGTAG
- a CDS encoding NapC/NirT family cytochrome c produces MKPINVAKVVERIKNNKKLALSLTVAAAVVILLLAGGVVATSKPAFCNRCHEMQPSYNSWMTSNHATVDCGSCHADFSFSVTSVAGTELHILRDMFLHSKNDYVAPINKGSVLSKASSFESCSVCHSSKRLISARITTAHKTHSEKLHITCVYCHNRVGHPNNKEYDDRSKMKSCIACHQKKRASVGCKTCHPKTPPGS; encoded by the coding sequence ATGAAACCAATAAACGTTGCCAAGGTCGTAGAGCGCATAAAGAACAATAAGAAGCTAGCATTGTCACTTACGGTTGCGGCAGCGGTTGTAATATTACTCCTGGCCGGAGGTGTTGTGGCCACCTCAAAACCGGCATTCTGCAACCGCTGCCATGAAATGCAACCGTCGTATAACTCCTGGATGACCTCAAATCATGCAACGGTGGACTGTGGGTCGTGCCACGCTGATTTTAGCTTTTCCGTAACGAGCGTTGCCGGAACGGAATTACATATTCTAAGGGATATGTTTTTACATTCTAAAAATGATTATGTTGCCCCGATTAACAAAGGTAGTGTTCTTAGCAAGGCTTCGAGCTTTGAAAGCTGCTCGGTTTGCCATTCTAGTAAACGGCTGATATCCGCACGGATTACGACCGCACACAAGACACACAGCGAGAAACTACATATAACGTGCGTCTACTGCCATAACCGTGTGGGTCACCCAAACAACAAGGAGTATGACGACCGGTCAAAAATGAAATCCTGCATCGCGTGCCACCAGAAGAAACGCGCCTCCGTTGGCTGCAAGACATGCCACCCTAAAACTCCACCGGGATCGTAA
- a CDS encoding GNAT family N-acetyltransferase → MIILETIRLILRELTMEDTDNLLSIFTDPVAMLYYPSTLKRDGVEALIQRHLNNYQKYGIGIWAATLKESQDFAGLVGLIPQDLEGRREIEIGYLFLRKYWGRGLATEGAVACRDYGFEKLELERLISLIDPNNTPSIRVAKRIGMKLEREIVKWNKPILVYSIYRDTAT, encoded by the coding sequence ATGATAATCCTTGAGACAATTCGTCTGATATTGCGCGAACTAACGATGGAAGACACGGACAACCTTCTTAGTATCTTTACCGATCCTGTCGCCATGCTATACTATCCATCAACACTAAAGAGGGATGGGGTGGAGGCGTTAATCCAGCGTCATCTCAATAACTATCAGAAATACGGAATAGGTATTTGGGCCGCAACCCTGAAAGAAAGCCAGGATTTTGCCGGGCTCGTCGGGCTCATCCCGCAAGACCTCGAAGGCCGTAGAGAAATTGAAATCGGCTATCTATTCTTGAGGAAATATTGGGGGAGAGGACTCGCTACTGAGGGCGCCGTGGCGTGCCGAGATTATGGGTTTGAAAAGCTAGAATTAGAAAGGCTTATATCGCTGATCGATCCCAATAACACTCCATCGATTCGCGTTGCTAAGAGGATAGGCATGAAGCTCGAGCGAGAAATCGTCAAGTGGAACAAGCCCATCCTTGTTTATAGTATTTACCGGGACACTGCTACTTAG
- a CDS encoding trypsin-like peptidase domain-containing protein, with protein sequence MESMVIHMSPDAQSSNLNQPEHSDTQLLDAYSHAVISVVDATGPAVVGISIKRPSPRSIGDQSGAGSGVLISNDAYILTNAHVVSKAREVTAFLQNGTRLSCSLIGTDPATDIAVVRAQAKNIQFAQLGDSSAIRVGQLVIAIGNPLGLSSIVSTGVISALGRSLRSTNGRLIENVIQHQKATNIDDIQRVLARWNPGERITLTVLRDGKRLEIAANPREADAA encoded by the coding sequence ATGGAATCGATGGTGATACATATGAGCCCCGATGCGCAAAGCTCCAATCTTAACCAACCAGAACATTCGGATACACAGCTTCTTGATGCGTATTCCCACGCGGTAATTTCGGTGGTCGATGCCACCGGGCCGGCGGTTGTCGGTATCTCGATAAAGCGCCCGTCACCCCGAAGCATCGGGGATCAATCCGGGGCAGGTTCGGGCGTGCTTATCTCTAACGACGCCTATATTCTTACAAACGCCCATGTAGTGAGTAAGGCAAGAGAGGTCACCGCATTCCTGCAAAACGGCACGAGGCTCAGCTGTTCGCTTATCGGCACAGACCCGGCGACAGATATTGCGGTTGTCCGAGCTCAGGCAAAGAACATTCAATTTGCGCAGCTCGGCGATTCGTCGGCGATTCGCGTCGGGCAGCTGGTTATCGCTATCGGTAATCCGCTTGGCTTAAGTTCAATTGTATCAACCGGCGTCATCAGCGCCCTTGGCCGGTCGTTGCGGAGCACCAACGGCAGGCTCATCGAAAACGTAATCCAGCACCAGAAAGCGACAAACATCGATGATATCCAGCGGGTGCTCGCTAGGTGGAACCCCGGTGAGCGAATAACGCTGACGGTGTTACGAGACGGCAAGAGGCTCGAGATAGCCGCCAATCCGCGAGAAGCCGACGCCGCATAG
- the msrB gene encoding peptide-methionine (R)-S-oxide reductase MsrB gives MTVFADVSHYDIDNLNDRERRGTMEQRWEKPSIEELKRKLTPEQYDVTQEEGTEPPFRNEYWDNHREGIYVDVVSGEPLFSSKDKFESGTGWPSFTKPLESDDIVTRREAGPWGRVEVRSAHADSHLGHVFDDGPPPTGLRFCMNSAAMRFIPKEDLEKKGYGKYKKLFED, from the coding sequence ATGACCGTATTTGCAGATGTTTCGCATTATGATATCGATAACCTTAACGACCGTGAAAGGAGAGGCACGATGGAGCAGAGATGGGAAAAGCCAAGTATAGAAGAGCTGAAACGTAAGCTAACCCCAGAACAATACGATGTCACGCAAGAGGAGGGTACCGAGCCGCCGTTTCGCAACGAATACTGGGATAATCATAGGGAGGGCATTTATGTCGACGTCGTATCCGGAGAGCCGCTGTTTAGCTCGAAAGATAAGTTCGAATCGGGAACAGGTTGGCCGAGCTTCACCAAACCCCTGGAATCAGATGATATAGTTACCAGGAGGGAAGCAGGCCCCTGGGGTAGGGTTGAAGTGCGCAGCGCCCACGCCGATTCTCACCTCGGCCATGTTTTTGACGATGGGCCGCCGCCGACCGGTTTGCGCTTTTGTATGAATTCAGCGGCTATGCGCTTTATACCAAAGGAAGACCTTGAAAAGAAAGGTTACGGCAAGTATAAAAAGCTCTTTGAAGACTAA
- a CDS encoding N-acetyltransferase yields MVRVRPESENDYPAVYEVNKLAFGQEAEAQLVEKLRVSSAYIPDLSLVALEDDTIVGHILFSKIEIETQKGPVESLALAPVAVIPERQNHGIGSELIVHGLRRCQELNYNAVIVLGHAEYYPRFGFVPATTLSIKAPFDVPDEVFMALELKPGALSGIEGTVLYPPAFMDV; encoded by the coding sequence ATGGTGCGCGTAAGACCCGAATCAGAAAATGACTATCCTGCCGTTTATGAAGTAAATAAACTTGCTTTCGGACAGGAGGCTGAGGCACAGCTCGTCGAAAAACTCCGCGTGTCCTCAGCCTACATACCCGACTTGTCGCTCGTAGCTCTCGAAGATGACACGATAGTCGGTCATATCCTTTTTAGTAAGATCGAAATCGAAACGCAGAAAGGCCCGGTAGAATCCCTTGCGCTGGCGCCGGTCGCGGTGATACCCGAAAGGCAGAACCACGGTATCGGCTCTGAGCTTATTGTCCATGGTCTTAGAAGATGCCAAGAACTCAACTACAATGCCGTGATCGTGTTGGGACACGCAGAGTACTACCCGCGTTTTGGGTTTGTCCCGGCGACCACGCTCAGCATAAAAGCACCGTTTGACGTCCCTGATGAAGTATTTATGGCGCTTGAATTGAAGCCCGGAGCCCTTAGCGGTATCGAGGGAACCGTCCTGTACCCACCTGCGTTTATGGACGTGTAA
- a CDS encoding flavin reductase family protein: MKKSLGPGTIAFPTPTWVIGTYDGNGIPDVSVSAWAGICCSKPPCVTVSFRSATYTHGNITNRKAFTVNIPSRRYIKETDYFGVTTGRSTDKFADVGLTPVKSEAVDAPYIAEFPLVLECRVIHVAELGLHTQFIGEIIDVKADEVALGENGAPDIQKVKPFVYSPTTRAYYGINEFLGNAFSIGNDLKTPK, encoded by the coding sequence ATGAAAAAGTCGCTTGGGCCGGGAACCATAGCGTTTCCAACACCCACATGGGTTATCGGCACATATGATGGCAATGGAATTCCGGATGTTTCAGTGAGCGCTTGGGCCGGTATTTGCTGCTCAAAACCACCATGCGTTACGGTTTCGTTTCGCAGCGCAACATACACACACGGCAACATCACGAATCGTAAGGCGTTTACAGTAAACATACCATCCAGGCGGTACATCAAGGAAACGGACTATTTTGGCGTTACCACCGGTAGAAGTACCGATAAGTTTGCCGATGTCGGCTTAACGCCGGTTAAGAGCGAGGCCGTTGACGCGCCATATATCGCCGAATTTCCCTTAGTGCTGGAATGCCGCGTCATTCATGTGGCAGAGCTCGGCCTGCATACGCAATTCATCGGTGAAATCATCGATGTAAAAGCTGACGAGGTAGCCTTAGGCGAGAACGGCGCCCCTGACATACAGAAAGTAAAGCCGTTTGTATATAGCCCTACAACCAGGGCTTACTACGGCATCAACGAGTTCCTCGGAAATGCATTTTCGATTGGAAACGATCTGAAAACACCGAAGTAG